One Castanea sativa cultivar Marrone di Chiusa Pesio chromosome 4, ASM4071231v1 DNA window includes the following coding sequences:
- the LOC142633034 gene encoding uncharacterized protein LOC142633034 — translation MVTPTYSNSFWLLSAVYASPRFAERGLLWENLITVPGLHSLPWVIDDDFNEVLMGEDKFKRRFVNINRALRFQECLDTCMMIDIEWNILFPEALVQHLKSAHSNHCPVLLCLDKNHDVRLPQPFKFQPMWLSHPTFPDVIRNAWSNPTVLSSAVAKFVDKAKIWNKNIFRNLSTRKRECLQDSGVFKQPFLQTLATSWWN, via the exons ATGGTTACCCCAACTTATTCCAACTCATTTTGGTTGTTATCTGCCGTTTATGCTAGCCCAAGGTTTGCAGAGAGGGGCCTCCTTTGGGAAAATCTTATAACAGTCCCTGGCCTTCACTCTCTTCCTTGGGTGATCGATGATGACTTCAATGAGGTCCTTATGGGTGAGGATAAGTTCAAGAGGCGATTTGTTAACATCAATAGAGCCCTCCGCTTCCAAGAATGCTTGGATACTTGCATGATGATTGATATTG AATGGAACATCCTCTTCCCTGAGGCTTTGGTCCAACACCTTAAAAGCGCTCATTCCAACCATTGCCctgttttgctttgtttggaTAAGAACCATGATGTTAGACTTCCTCAgcctttcaagtttcaacctatgTGGTTATCTCATCCTACTTTCCCAGATGTTATTAGAAACGCTTGGTCCAACCCAACTGTTCTTTCTAGTGCAGTTGCTAAATTTGTGGATAAAGCAAAAATCTGGAACAAGAATATCTTTAGAAACCTTTCCACCAGAAAAAGAGAGTGCTTGCAAGACTCCGGGGTATTCAAGCAGCCCTTTCTACAAACCCTAGCAACTTCCTGGTGGAATTAG
- the LOC142632156 gene encoding malate synthase, glyoxysomal: MRGLGTYGNLLPMKKKGGKGYDVPEGVDIRGRYDEEFAKILTKDALQFVVDLQREFRNHVNYAMECRKEAKRRYNQGALPGFDPATRNIREGVWTCAPVPPAVADRRVEITGPVERKMIINALNSGAKVFMADFEDALSPSWENLIRGQVNLKDAVDGTISFHDKARNRDYKLNDQIAKLFVRPRGWHLPEAHILIDGEPATGCLVDFGLYFYHNYAKFRQNQGAGFGPFFYLPKMEHSREAKIWNNVFERAEKMAGIERGSIRATVLIETLPAVFQMDEILYELRDHSVGLNCGRWDYIFSYVKTFQAHPDRLLPDRVQVGMTQHFMRSYSELLIRTCHRRGVHAMGGMAAQIPIRGDPAANEAALDLVRKDKLREVKAGHDGTWAAHPGLIPVCMEVFTNNMGNAPNQIQTVKREDAAALTEEDLLQRPRGVRTMEGLRLNTRVGIQYLAAWLTGSGSVPLYNLMEDAATAEISRVQNWQWLKYGVELDGDGLGVRVTKDLFGRVVEEEMTRIESEVGKEKFKKGMYKEACKIFTRQCTTPTLDDFLTLDAYNYIVIQHPQGSSNL, translated from the exons ATGAGAGGACTTGGAACTTATGGTAATTTGTTACCTATGAAAAAAAAGGGTGGCAAAGGCTATGATGTGCCTGAAGGAGTGGATATTAGGGGACGATATGATGAAGAGTTTGCAAAGATTCTCACCAAGGATGCTTTGCAATTTGTTGTTGATTTGCAACGTGAGTTTAGAAACCATGTCAACTATGCCATGGAGTGTCGAAAGGAAGCTAAGAGGAGGTACAATCAAGGGGCTCTACCAGGGTTTGATCCAGCCACTAGGAATATAAGAGAAGGGGTGTGGACATGTGCACCGGTTCCACCAGCCGTTGCTGATCGGAGGGTGGAGATTACTGGACCCGTTGAGAGGAAGATGATCATCAACGCACTCAACTCTGGTGCTAAAGTTTTCATG GCTGACTTTGAAGATGCACTCTCACCAAGCTGGGAGAACCTGATAAGAGGCCAAGTTAACTTGAAGGACGCTGTTGATGGGACTATAAGCTTTCATGACAAGGCCAGGAACAGGGATTACAAGCTCAATGATCAGATAGCAAAGCTTTTTGTACGCCCAAGAGGCTGGCACTTACCTGAGGCACACATTCTCATTGATGGTGAACCTGCAACTGGTTGTCTTGTGGACTTTGGCCTCTACTTTTACCACAATTATGCGAAGTTCCGCCAGAACCAAGGTGCTGGGTTTGGGCCATTCTTCTATCTCCCTAAAATGGAGCATTCAAG GGAAGCAAAGATATGGAACAATGTGTTTGAGAGGGCAGAGAAGATGGCAGGGATAGAGAGAGGAAGCATCAGGGCCACTGTTCTGATTGAAACACTTCCGGCTGTCTTTCAAATGGATGAAATCCTTTATGAGCTAAGGGATCACTCTGTTGGTTTGAACTGTGGAAGATGGGATTACATCTTTAGCTATGTCAAAACTTTCCAGGCTCACCCAGATCGCCTACTACCAGACAGAGTTCAAGTTGGCATGACTCAACACTTTATGAGGAGCTATTCTGAGCTCCTCATCAGGACGTGCCATAGGCGTGGCGTGCATGCCATGGGTGGTATG GCAGCACAGATTCCCATTAGGGGTGATCCAGCAGCAAATGAGGCAGCATTGGACCTAGTGAGAAAGGACAAGCTAAGAGAAGTGAAGGCAGGGCATGATGGAACTTGGGCAGCTCACCCTGGACTAATCCCAGTTTGCATGGAAGTCTTCACTAACAACATGGGCAATGCCCCTAATCAGATCCAAACTGTGAAGCGTGAAGATGCGGCTGCCTTAACTGAAGAGGACCTCTTGCAAAGGCCTAGAGGAGTCCGGACAATGGAAGGTCTCCGGCTCAATACTCGGGTTGGAATCCAGTATTTGGCAGCTTGGCTTACTGGATCAGGATCAGTTCCTCTTTACAACCTTATGGAAGATGCAGCAACTGCTGAAATTAGTAGGGTTCAGAACTGGCAGTGGTTGAAATATGGAGTGGAATTGGATGGAGATGGGCTTGGAGTGAGAGTGACTAAGGACCTATTTGGGAGAGTGGTGGAAGAAGAGATGACTAGGATTGAAAGTGAGGTTGGCAAGGAAAAGTTCAAGAAGGGAATGTACAAGGAGGCTTGCAAGATATTCACTAGGCAGTGCACAACACCAACATTGGATGATTTTCTGACTCTAGATGCATATAATTATATTGTCATACAACACCCCCAGGGATCATCCAATCTCTAA
- the LOC142633035 gene encoding uncharacterized protein LOC142633035, with protein MKATPVSFSTRNTDCITWLSSSSGNFDMKEAYKLARVEVEGNCNENFDEEWIWRVLTIPKVKNDVVFRNERSQCGLKQEVLAKATEFAYIDINGKQTINHRRIRVSWLKPPLHWHKLNSDAELWALRDGIRLCVSLKLPAVIFELDAKLIVDMLQKEDSSQNSIDALVSDCKSGLREIPIVQIQHYYREANKCTNALARRGALLPQDFVVFLDPPADVSLLLSLDSARMAYDHFVPSLVSVA; from the exons ATGAAGGCCACCCCTGTCTCCTTTTCTACCCGAAACACTGACTGCATCACATGGTTGTCATCCTCAAGTGGGAATTTTGATATGAAGGAAGCTTACAAGTTGGCTAGAGTGGAGGTGGAAGGTAACtgcaatgaaaattttgatgaagaGTGGATATGGAGGGTGCTAACTATTCCCAAAGTCAA GAATGATGTTGTATTCCGAAATGAGAGAAGCCAGTGCGGTTTAAAGCAAGAAGTTCTAGCAAAAGCTACTGAGTTTGCCTATATTGACATCAATGGAAAGCAAACCATTAATCATCGGAGAATTAGAGTTAGTTGGCTTAAGCCCCCTTTGCATTGGCACAAGCTCAACTCGGATG CAGAGCTTTGGGCGTTAAGAGATGGAATCAGATTGTGCGTTTCCCTTAAACTCCCTGCTGTGATTTTTGAACTTGATGCAAAGCTTATTGTGGATATGCTTCAAAAGGAGGATAGTAGTCAAAATAGCATAGATGCCTTAGTGAGTGACTGTAAGTCAGGTCTAAGAGAAATTCCTATTGTTCAAATCCAGCATTATTATCGCGAGGCAAATAAATGTACCAATGCGCTTGCTAGAAGGGGAGCGTTGCTCCCacaagattttgttgttttcttagACCCCCCGGCAGATGTCTCTCTTTTACTTAGTCTGGACTCTGCTAGGATGGCCTATGATCACTTTGTTCCCTCGCTTGTTTCTGTTGCTTAG